The following are from one region of the Strix uralensis isolate ZFMK-TIS-50842 chromosome 4, bStrUra1, whole genome shotgun sequence genome:
- the LOC141941986 gene encoding E3 ubiquitin-protein ligase RNF4-like: MSTTQRKRRGGAVNSRQARKRNRLMASTAEMASEAEPIELEESVLYSRFVLWFLFFQIVQSGRLIVSTKCGHVFCSQCLRDSLRNANSCPTCRKKLTHRQYHPIYI, translated from the exons ATGAGCACA ACTCAACGAAAGCGCCGTGGAGGAGCAGTTAATTCCAGGCAAGCTCGGAAACGAAACAGGCTGATGGCTTCTACCGCAGAAATGGCTTCAGAAGCTGAGCCAATAGAACTTGAAGAAAGTG TTCTTTACTCCAGGTTCGTGTTGTGGTTTCTTTTCTTCCAGATTGTGCAGAGTGGACGACTGATTGTGTCAACCAAGTGTGGCCATGTCTTCTGCAGCCAGTGCCTCCGCGATTCCCTTAGGAATGCCAACTCCTGCCCAACCTGCAGGAAGAAACTCACTCACAGACAATATCATCCCATTTATATATGA